From the genome of Halococcus sediminicola, one region includes:
- a CDS encoding bacterio-opsin activator domain-containing protein, producing METVVTARVPATEFALSTTFEMLPDMEAAVDPIIESGDETATPVVRVRGGDRDALDDAFAADPSVECASPLSSQGAEDACSYRVDWSDDVYRVLNTLTAANGRILNIRGQQARWRFQLLYPRRENLLEAHEHWTEQGVTVDIERIHEADGRPSTDAGFTGT from the coding sequence ATGGAGACTGTTGTTACGGCGCGAGTCCCAGCAACCGAGTTCGCGCTGTCCACGACGTTCGAAATGCTTCCCGACATGGAAGCCGCGGTCGATCCGATCATTGAGTCCGGCGATGAGACAGCGACTCCCGTGGTTCGCGTGCGTGGGGGCGACCGCGATGCACTCGACGACGCCTTCGCGGCTGATCCAAGCGTCGAGTGTGCGTCACCGCTCAGCTCTCAGGGAGCGGAGGATGCATGCTCCTACCGGGTGGACTGGAGCGACGACGTCTACCGGGTGCTGAATACACTTACCGCAGCAAATGGTAGAATTCTCAATATCCGTGGCCAACAGGCACGCTGGCGATTCCAGCTGCTCTATCCACGTCGAGAGAATCTCCTAGAGGCACACGAACACTGGACCGAACAGGGAGTGACCGTCGATATCGAACGCATACACGAAGCCGACGGTCGCCCATCGACCGACGCCGGTTTCACCGGGACGTAG
- a CDS encoding helix-turn-helix domain-containing protein, translating into MASIAEFVIPADEFALRETLERRPELVCEVERVVAHDTTHIIPFIWVSGGELDGLTQLLDTDPSVNDIELLSETDDERLYRLSWADEARVVGHMVSEWKATVHQAVAADGQWSLRVLFPDRSAMSEVSEFAREHGLSLDLRRLYEVDNAERARFDLTESQQKALTAGYEHGYYEIPRDIDMADLATMLDISHQALSERLRRATGNLIENTLLVDETEDE; encoded by the coding sequence ATGGCTTCAATCGCAGAGTTCGTTATTCCGGCCGACGAGTTCGCGCTCCGGGAGACGCTCGAACGCCGGCCCGAGCTCGTCTGCGAAGTCGAGCGCGTGGTTGCCCACGACACGACCCACATCATCCCGTTTATTTGGGTTTCTGGCGGGGAACTCGACGGTCTCACGCAACTGCTCGACACCGATCCGAGTGTCAACGACATCGAACTGCTCTCCGAGACGGACGACGAACGTTTGTATCGGCTTTCATGGGCTGACGAAGCCCGCGTCGTCGGTCATATGGTCTCTGAGTGGAAGGCGACGGTCCACCAAGCCGTTGCCGCGGATGGCCAGTGGTCCCTGCGGGTGTTGTTTCCCGACCGAAGCGCTATGTCAGAAGTGAGTGAATTCGCTCGTGAGCACGGGTTGTCTCTCGACCTTCGCCGGCTCTACGAGGTCGACAACGCCGAGCGGGCCCGCTTTGACCTCACTGAAAGTCAACAGAAAGCACTGACTGCAGGCTACGAGCACGGGTATTACGAGATCCCACGGGATATCGATATGGCCGACCTCGCCACAATGCTCGACATCTCTCATCAAGCACTCTCCGAGCGGCTGCGCCGCGCAACGGGAAATCTCATCGAAAACACGCTCCTGGTCGATGAGACCGAAGACGAGTGA
- a CDS encoding IS1595 family transposase, with amino-acid sequence MLVDVLQRTAFGGMLQEVVERQAIVFRPEPLDAIVERRCKRAWEQAPCPECGETTLQTRDESPRVWCRNCRYSFTYTRNTPFANTGLTPGELLLIFILYADTLLSINQIAQLFDSCYDTIHIQLREGEAAFERGFPLVWERIQHTVEGPTQIDETGSKCSGYKGQSPPRDGLSRGGSGEPGRSRWEGAPGDKLTLVAASRDVLRVISAEEGSKYDENLGPVIEEAGDLSQPLGEIWTDELPAYQQMNHEHRTVVHDDKYVSDDGVHTNQVECLWSLIQPWLEKFRGLSKPGLEQSVRTYGFVRTLNLVGAPLHGLVDCFALNVFH; translated from the coding sequence ATGCTAGTGGATGTGCTCCAACGGACAGCTTTCGGCGGGATGCTCCAGGAAGTTGTTGAGCGCCAAGCAATAGTGTTCCGCCCCGAGCCGCTCGACGCCATCGTCGAGCGGCGCTGCAAGCGTGCGTGGGAGCAGGCTCCCTGTCCCGAGTGTGGGGAAACAACTCTCCAGACTCGGGACGAGAGTCCCCGAGTCTGGTGTCGTAACTGCCGCTATAGCTTCACATACACCCGAAACACGCCGTTCGCAAACACCGGTCTTACACCCGGTGAACTCCTTCTCATCTTCATTCTCTACGCTGATACCTTGCTCAGCATCAACCAGATCGCCCAGCTATTCGATTCCTGCTACGACACGATCCATATACAACTCCGTGAGGGGGAAGCCGCGTTCGAACGCGGCTTTCCCCTCGTCTGGGAACGCATCCAGCACACCGTTGAGGGACCAACACAGATCGATGAAACCGGCTCGAAGTGTTCGGGCTACAAAGGTCAATCGCCGCCGCGGGATGGTCTCTCCCGCGGCGGTTCTGGGGAACCGGGCCGATCACGCTGGGAGGGAGCACCGGGCGACAAACTCACGCTCGTCGCGGCGAGCCGCGACGTGCTTCGGGTGATCTCAGCCGAAGAAGGATCAAAATACGACGAGAATCTCGGGCCAGTGATCGAGGAAGCAGGCGATCTCTCCCAGCCGCTGGGAGAGATCTGGACCGACGAACTTCCTGCGTATCAGCAGATGAACCACGAGCATCGAACCGTTGTTCACGACGATAAGTACGTCTCAGACGATGGCGTCCACACAAATCAAGTCGAATGCCTCTGGTCGCTGATCCAGCCGTGGCTGGAGAAGTTCCGCGGTCTCTCCAAACCAGGATTGGAGCAGTCCGTCCGAACCTACGGGTTCGTACGGACGTTGAACCTCGTCGGAGCACCGCTACACGGTCTCGTTGACTGCTTCGCCCTCAACGTGTTTCACTAG